The Deltaproteobacteria bacterium genome segment TCGGGCGCGGGCTTCAGCACGATCGTGCAGCCCGCGGCGAGCGCGGGGCCGATCTTCGCGATGTTGAGATAGAGCGGCACGTTCCACGGCGTGATCGCACCCACCACGCCCGCTGCCTCGCGCCGTAACAAGCGGCGCTGCGGCGCACCGAGGAACGAGATGTCGCTCATCGTGCGCTCGTACTCGTAGGACGACGCCTTCGTCGCCCAGTACTTCATCATCTCGATCGGCTCGTCGACGTGCATGAAGCCCGTGAGCGTCACGCACGCGCCGGCCTCCGCGACGACGATCGCGCGCAGCTGCTCCTTGTCTGCCTTCAGCGCGTCGTAGAGCTGCCCAACGCACTTCGCGCGGAAGGCGGGGTCGCGCGACCACGCGGTCTCGTCGAACGCGCGCCGCGCCGCCGCGATCGCGCGCTCCATGTCCTCCTTCGTGCCGTCCGCCGTCACGCCGAGCACTTCTTCCGTGGCGGGGTTCACGTTCTCGAACGTCGCGCCGTTGCTGGCGCCGACGAGGCGGCCATCGATCAGATTTTGCGTTCCGGGAGCGAGCGGTGCGAGCGCCACGAGATGACCTCGATTGTTAGGGGCGGCTGATCTGGCCGCCGTCCACGTTGACGACTTGGCCGGTGATCCACGACGCCGCGTCCGAGAGCAGGAACAAGAGCGTCGGCACGTGATCCTGCGGCGTGCCCACCCGCGCGATCGGCAGGCCCGCGACCATCGGCTTGATGAACGCGTCGGGCACGACCGAGTGCAGCGCGCTCGTCTCGGTCGGCCCCGGTGCGATCGCGTTCACGCGAATCTTCTGCGGCCCGAGCTCGCGCGCGAGGCCTTGCGTGAGCCCGTTGATGCCGAGCTTCGCGAGGCTGTACATGCCCGCGCCCATCCATGCCGCAGTAGAGCTCTGGTTCACGATCGCGCCGCCGCCACGTTTTTTGATGTGCGGCACACACGCGCGCGCGCAGAGCAGCGCGCCGTGGACGTTGATGTTCATGAAGCGCGTGTAGTAGTCCCAGTCGACGTCCATGTAGGCCGCGACTTTCATGCCGCCGAAGAGCGCGGCGTTGTTCACGAGGAAGTCGATGCCGCCGAAGTGCGCGGCCGCGCGCTCCGCCATCGCGCGCGTGCTCTCGGGCGACGCGACGTCTACCTCGATCGCGAGCGCGTTCGCCCCGATCTCGCGCGCCACGCGCTCGGCGCCGTCCTTGTTGATGTCCGCGATCACGACGCGCGTGCCCTGCGCCGCGAGCCCGCGCGCGTACGCCTCGCCGATGCCGCCACCGGCGCCCGTAACAACTGCGACCTTGCCGCTCAGTCCCGGAAGCTCCATCGCGATCTCCTTCACGCCGCCGCAGCGAGCTTGCGGCTTCGGTAGCGCACGCAGAACGGCTGCTGCGGGCGCACGACCATCGCCGAGTAGTTGTCGACGTAGCTGCCGGGTGCGGCGCTGAGCTCGAACTCGAAGCGCCGCAGCAGCACCGAGAAAATCGCCTTCTGCTGCATCGTCGCGAAGTTCGCGCCGAGGCAGCGGTGGCGGCCGCCGCCGAACGGCACGTACGCCCACGGATGCTTCACGTCTTCCTCGCGCGGCGGCGCGAAGCGGTCCGGGTCGAAGCGCAGTGCGTCGGCGAAGCACGTCGGGTCTTGGTTCGAGAGCGCGATCGACATCGCGACGATCGAGCCCTTCGGCACGACCCAGTCTTTGTAAGCGAAGTCCACGAGCGCGGTGCGCGGGAGCCAAATCAGCGGTGGATGCAGGCGCAAGGCTTCCTTCACCGCGTTCTCGAGGAGTGGAATCTCGCGCAGCGCCTGATACGAGACGTCGCGGCCGTCGGCGTAGATGTGCTCGACTTCGCGCTGCACGCGCGCGAGGTAGTCGGGCTTGCGCAGCAGCTCGACCAGCGTCCACGCCATCGTGCCAGCGCTGGTGTGGTGCCCGGCAAAGAGCGTCGAGATCAAGATCCCGCTGATGATCTTGGGCGGGTACTTGAGCGAGCCGTCGTCGCGCTTCAGCGAGAGCAGGATCCCTAACAGGTCCTTCGGCGGGTCCGCTTGCGCGAGGCGCTGCTCGATGATGCCAGCGATCACCTCGTCGAGGCGGCGCTTCGCGCGATCGCGGCTGCGAAAGTTCTCGATGTCGACGCGCGAGTTGAGGTAGCCGATGCCGTCGGTCCCGAGCTCGAGCTCGAAGTAGCGGCGACCGAACTCGGGCGTGAGCTGCTCGCGGAAGGGCTTCCCGATCAGGCACGAACTCGAGGTGTAGATCGTGAG includes the following:
- a CDS encoding cytochrome P450; its protein translation is MARAIPELSGGGSRLGHLQQLRHDPIGLFRRLRGECGEIGKFRLLDRDVVFFTGPEAQEAFFRQPDEVLDPQPTSNELMRPIFGEGVVYDAPPEKRREMIRSPALRDANLRASAEVIAAETERMCDKLGDAGEIDLLDFAAELTIYTSSSCLIGKPFREQLTPEFGRRYFELELGTDGIGYLNSRVDIENFRSRDRAKRRLDEVIAGIIEQRLAQADPPKDLLGILLSLKRDDGSLKYPPKIISGILISTLFAGHHTSAGTMAWTLVELLRKPDYLARVQREVEHIYADGRDVSYQALREIPLLENAVKEALRLHPPLIWLPRTALVDFAYKDWVVPKGSIVAMSIALSNQDPTCFADALRFDPDRFAPPREEDVKHPWAYVPFGGGRHRCLGANFATMQQKAIFSVLLRRFEFELSAAPGSYVDNYSAMVVRPQQPFCVRYRSRKLAAAA
- a CDS encoding SDR family oxidoreductase, whose product is MELPGLSGKVAVVTGAGGGIGEAYARGLAAQGTRVVIADINKDGAERVAREIGANALAIEVDVASPESTRAMAERAAAHFGGIDFLVNNAALFGGMKVAAYMDVDWDYYTRFMNINVHGALLCARACVPHIKKRGGGAIVNQSSTAAWMGAGMYSLAKLGINGLTQGLARELGPQKIRVNAIAPGPTETSALHSVVPDAFIKPMVAGLPIARVGTPQDHVPTLLFLLSDAASWITGQVVNVDGGQISRP